From the Kineococcus rhizosphaerae genome, one window contains:
- the otsB gene encoding trehalose-phosphatase — protein sequence MSREVAPGAGLDAALDAALAAFAARGRVLVTLDFDGVLSPLVDEPSAARPLPEASAALERLVATTDVALVSGRDLDDLRACAAPPAGVVLVGGHGTQSSLEGAAGGQALTGEQQDLLQRLGSALDGIAQGREGVHVERKPMSAVLHTRRASRPDAAAATEAVLAGPATWEGVHALRGKEVVELGAVALGKGAGIRRLRERLSAAGPAVEAVLFAGDDVTDEDGFKALDPDAGDVTVKVGEGPTAASLRVGSPVEVAELLHALADRRA from the coding sequence GTGAGCCGCGAGGTGGCTCCCGGAGCGGGCCTGGACGCGGCGCTCGACGCGGCCCTGGCGGCGTTCGCGGCGCGCGGACGGGTCCTGGTGACCCTGGACTTCGACGGCGTGCTGTCCCCGCTGGTGGACGAGCCGTCGGCGGCGCGTCCGCTGCCGGAGGCGTCGGCCGCGCTGGAGCGGCTGGTGGCGACGACGGACGTGGCGCTCGTCTCGGGCCGCGACCTGGACGACCTGCGCGCGTGCGCGGCTCCCCCGGCGGGTGTCGTCCTCGTGGGCGGGCACGGCACCCAGAGCTCCCTGGAGGGCGCGGCGGGCGGTCAGGCGCTGACCGGTGAGCAGCAGGACCTGCTGCAGCGGCTGGGTTCGGCGCTGGACGGGATCGCGCAGGGGCGCGAGGGCGTGCACGTCGAGCGCAAACCCATGTCGGCGGTGCTGCACACCCGCCGGGCCTCGCGCCCGGACGCGGCGGCGGCGACGGAGGCGGTGCTGGCGGGGCCGGCCACGTGGGAGGGCGTGCACGCGCTGCGGGGCAAGGAGGTCGTCGAGCTCGGCGCCGTGGCCCTCGGCAAGGGCGCCGGGATCCGGCGGCTGCGCGAGCGGTTGTCGGCCGCGGGCCCGGCGGTGGAGGCGGTGCTCTTCGCCGGCGACGACGTCACGGACGAGGACGGTTTCAAGGCCCTCGACCCGGACGCCGGGGACGTGACGGTGAAGGTGGGCGAGGGGCCGACGGCGGCGTCGCTGCGGGTGGGCTCACCGGTGGAGGTGGCCGAGCTGCTGCACGCCCTGGCCGACCGGCGGGCCTGA
- a CDS encoding glycosyl hydrolase family 95 catalytic domain-containing protein: MTRLPSPRYVIACDRPATRFADAFLLGDGRLGATVAGGVGTETFDLNADTLWSGGPIGPRDDAGAAHVLPALREAVAAGDHHRADELAVQLHGPGWTQSYQPVGRLAWHHDPGAGTEEVQGYVRDLDLSRAVAGTRYSRDGAERVVEAFVAPGASALVALAPTAGEDLPAVEFTSPHPLLLHRVEEVAGGTLLLAAGRVPAGVVPNYVPSEDPVRYADDDPAADGTVARGGGFAVAALVHADGDGTTARLTATVVTGFRGWRERPLADVELLAQRAREQVLAAAAVPAAQLRERTEAEHRRFFDRVDLDLTAAPGREEDVAVAQQVFDLGRYLLVASSRPGTQAANLQGIWNVDVRPGWSSNYTTNINATMNYWAAETTGVAELHRPLLDLARDLAEAGRETARLDYGARGAVVHHNTDVWRFTRAVNGRPLWSNWPSALPWLAAHAFDHLDFGAAADDVLTQVALPVHRAAVAAALDLLVEDPATGALLPSPSTSPENTFLLPDGSQAAVTAGSTMDRELTREVFTHYLQLLERDGSAGTGGEDGDEALAAEVRSALARLAGPAVVDGVLQEWGPGLVSAEPGHRHVSHLYGVFPGTSTTRRRTPERLDAARRALQDRLGHGGGHTGWSRSWVVCLAARFGDGAAAEEHLRVLVADLMSESLLDLHPHPDWPGGAIFQIDGNFGAVAGIAETLLQGHDGALDLLPALPPAWVDGSVRGLRARGGHVVDLTWAGSALTRARVVAGRDGELAVRVHGVPVTVTTADGEPVAKGADEDLAWTARAGAEYLVEPTR, translated from the coding sequence ATGACCCGCCTGCCCAGCCCCCGGTACGTCATCGCCTGCGACCGCCCCGCCACCCGGTTCGCCGACGCGTTCCTGCTCGGCGACGGGCGGTTGGGGGCGACCGTCGCCGGGGGCGTGGGGACGGAGACCTTTGACCTCAACGCCGACACGCTGTGGTCCGGCGGGCCGATCGGGCCCCGCGACGACGCCGGCGCCGCGCACGTCCTGCCCGCGCTGCGCGAGGCCGTCGCCGCTGGGGACCACCACCGGGCCGACGAACTCGCGGTGCAGCTGCACGGCCCCGGCTGGACGCAGTCCTACCAGCCCGTCGGCCGGCTGGCCTGGCACCACGACCCCGGGGCGGGGACCGAGGAGGTGCAGGGGTACGTCCGCGACCTCGACCTGTCCCGGGCCGTGGCCGGCACCCGGTACTCCCGCGACGGGGCCGAGCGCGTCGTCGAGGCGTTCGTCGCCCCCGGCGCCAGCGCCCTCGTCGCGCTCGCGCCCACCGCGGGCGAGGACCTGCCCGCGGTGGAGTTCACCAGCCCGCACCCGCTGCTGCTGCACCGGGTCGAGGAGGTCGCCGGGGGCACCCTGCTGCTGGCCGCCGGCCGGGTCCCGGCCGGCGTCGTCCCGAACTACGTCCCCTCCGAGGACCCGGTCCGGTACGCCGACGACGACCCGGCCGCGGACGGCACGGTCGCGCGCGGCGGGGGTTTCGCCGTCGCCGCGCTCGTGCACGCGGACGGTGACGGCACGACGGCCCGGTTGACGGCCACCGTCGTCACCGGGTTCCGCGGCTGGCGCGAACGCCCGCTCGCCGACGTCGAGCTGCTGGCGCAGCGGGCGCGCGAGCAGGTCCTGGCCGCCGCGGCCGTCCCGGCGGCGCAGCTGCGCGAGCGCACCGAGGCCGAGCACCGCCGGTTCTTCGACCGGGTGGACCTGGACCTGACGGCCGCGCCGGGGCGCGAGGAGGACGTCGCCGTCGCCCAGCAGGTCTTCGACCTCGGCCGCTACCTGCTCGTGGCCTCCTCCCGGCCCGGGACGCAGGCCGCGAACCTGCAGGGCATCTGGAACGTCGACGTCCGCCCGGGCTGGAGCAGCAACTACACGACGAACATCAACGCCACCATGAACTACTGGGCGGCGGAGACGACCGGCGTGGCCGAGCTGCACCGCCCGCTGCTGGACCTGGCCCGCGACCTCGCCGAGGCGGGGCGCGAGACCGCCCGGCTGGACTACGGCGCGCGCGGGGCGGTCGTGCACCACAACACCGACGTGTGGCGCTTCACGCGGGCGGTGAACGGGCGCCCCCTGTGGTCGAACTGGCCCTCGGCGCTGCCCTGGCTGGCGGCCCACGCCTTCGACCACCTCGACTTCGGGGCCGCCGCCGACGACGTCCTGACGCAGGTGGCCCTGCCGGTGCACCGCGCGGCCGTGGCCGCCGCCCTGGACCTGCTCGTCGAGGACCCCGCCACCGGGGCGCTGCTGCCCAGCCCGTCGACGTCGCCGGAGAACACGTTCCTGCTGCCCGACGGGTCGCAGGCCGCCGTGACGGCCGGTTCGACGATGGACCGCGAGCTGACCCGCGAGGTGTTCACCCACTACCTGCAGCTGCTGGAGCGGGACGGGTCCGCCGGCACCGGGGGCGAGGACGGGGACGAGGCGTTGGCCGCCGAGGTGCGCTCCGCGCTGGCCCGGCTGGCCGGACCGGCCGTCGTCGACGGCGTCCTGCAGGAGTGGGGTCCGGGCCTGGTCTCGGCCGAACCCGGGCACCGGCACGTCTCGCACCTGTACGGCGTCTTCCCCGGGACGAGCACCACCCGTCGCCGCACCCCCGAACGGCTCGACGCCGCCCGCCGGGCGCTGCAGGACCGGCTCGGCCACGGCGGCGGTCACACCGGGTGGAGCCGGTCGTGGGTGGTGTGCCTGGCGGCTCGGTTCGGCGACGGCGCCGCCGCCGAGGAGCACCTGCGCGTCCTCGTCGCCGACCTCATGTCGGAGTCCCTGCTGGACCTGCACCCGCACCCGGACTGGCCGGGCGGGGCCATCTTCCAGATCGACGGCAACTTCGGCGCCGTCGCCGGCATCGCCGAGACCCTGCTGCAGGGCCACGACGGGGCGCTGGACCTGCTGCCGGCCCTGCCGCCGGCGTGGGTGGACGGGTCGGTGCGCGGGCTGCGCGCCCGCGGTGGGCACGTGGTGGACCTGACGTGGGCGGGCTCCGCGCTGACCCGGGCGCGCGTCGTCGCCGGCCGCGACGGCGAGCTGGCCGTCCGCGTGCACGGCGTCCCCGTCACCGTCACCACGGCCGACGGCGAACCCGTCGCGAAGGGGGCGGACGAGGACCTCGCGTGGACGGCGCGCGCCGGCGCGGAGTACCTCGTGGAGCCCACCCGGTAG
- a CDS encoding zinc-dependent alcohol dehydrogenase, whose translation MSTTTHLAARYHRAGDVRADRVERRSPGPGEVEVAPLFTGICGTDLHIAAGHMDARVSTPAVIGHETVGTVSALGPGVTGWAVGDLVTVVPLRPDGTCATCRNGFSHVCDHLDFLGIDSPGALAEHWVVPEHTLVRVPDGTDPRDAALLEPTSVAVHDVRRSRLAPGEFAAVVGGGPVGLLIALVARRAGAEVVLSEPDATRRELAATLGLEVVDPLAQDLAALTRERTGGAGAAVAFEVSGSAPGLGAAIGALAVRGRLCLVGIHAAPREVDLHPFFWRELELLGARLYERRDVEEAVRLVAGGELPVAALVSRVLPLARVQEAFAALADGGAVKVLVDCRPAQGDA comes from the coding sequence GTGAGCACCACCACGCACCTCGCCGCCCGGTACCACCGCGCCGGGGACGTGCGCGCCGACCGCGTCGAACGCCGCTCCCCCGGCCCCGGCGAGGTGGAGGTCGCCCCGCTGTTCACCGGCATCTGCGGCACCGACCTGCACATCGCGGCCGGCCACATGGACGCCCGGGTGAGCACCCCGGCCGTCATCGGGCACGAGACCGTGGGCACCGTCAGCGCCCTCGGGCCCGGCGTGACGGGGTGGGCGGTGGGCGACCTCGTCACCGTCGTCCCGCTGCGCCCCGACGGCACGTGCGCCACCTGCCGCAACGGGTTCTCCCACGTGTGCGACCACCTCGACTTCCTCGGCATCGACTCCCCCGGCGCCCTCGCCGAGCACTGGGTCGTCCCCGAGCACACCCTCGTGCGCGTCCCCGACGGGACCGACCCGCGCGACGCGGCGCTGCTCGAACCCACCTCCGTCGCCGTCCACGACGTCCGCCGCTCCCGCCTGGCCCCGGGCGAGTTCGCCGCCGTCGTCGGCGGCGGCCCCGTCGGCCTGCTCATCGCCCTCGTCGCCCGGCGGGCCGGCGCCGAGGTCGTCCTGTCCGAACCCGACGCCACCCGCCGGGAGCTGGCCGCGACGCTCGGCCTGGAGGTCGTCGACCCGCTGGCCCAGGACCTCGCCGCCCTCACCCGCGAGCGCACCGGCGGGGCCGGGGCCGCCGTCGCCTTCGAGGTCTCCGGCTCCGCGCCCGGCCTGGGCGCCGCGATCGGCGCGCTCGCCGTGCGCGGGCGGCTGTGCCTGGTCGGCATCCACGCCGCCCCCCGCGAGGTCGACCTGCACCCCTTCTTCTGGCGCGAGCTCGAACTGCTCGGGGCGCGGCTGTACGAGCGCCGCGACGTGGAGGAGGCCGTGCGGCTCGTCGCCGGCGGGGAGCTGCCCGTCGCCGCGCTCGTCTCGCGCGTCCTGCCGCTGGCCCGCGTCCAGGAGGCCTTCGCGGCGCTCGCCGACGGCGGTGCGGTCAAGGTGCTCGTGGACTGCCGCCCGGCGCAGGGCGACGCGTGA
- a CDS encoding extracellular solute-binding protein, with protein MSARPVSARRRPRALALALAALTLFATSCSSGEDAGEDAQKLTIFAAQGPDTDLASNSFSKEMEKLTGTTFDWQTTTWDGTTAAEARRIQLAGGDYPEVFLMVPWVDQFSQQDLLRYGQQGVLQPLNDLIEKNAPNIKATFAENPDYAKLATAPDGKIWGLPQWNDCYHCSYQAKLWINTDWLDKLGLKMPTTTDEFYDVMVAFKTKDPNGNGQADEIPLTSSVDDLLLPYFVNAFLYDPQGSGTYPSTLALEDGKVTLQARQDAYRKALAFMAKMYAAGLIDPAAFTQNRDALVAKGDNAEAPLVGAATALHPNIFVTTGQDDGRDKAYQALPPLKGPDGVQFASYNLPSMPGATFALTNKASEDEQVAAIKMIDYMFPQDQHARAEFGIEGKDWFKPEPGEKALDDELTPFARVPEADPNVKPANDGWGPLAQYNSNADFRNGQVQPADGYERKLFEASKLYEPYVPQDQVFPYWSVWVPQEESAEVAELTTNIQNLVSQASAEFVTGTRDVNDDAAWTSYVDELDSTGLSRYLQIEQKAYDATK; from the coding sequence ATGTCCGCACGACCCGTGTCCGCACGACGACGTCCCCGCGCCCTGGCCCTGGCCCTGGCCGCGCTCACCCTCTTCGCCACGTCCTGCTCCTCCGGGGAGGACGCCGGCGAGGACGCCCAGAAGCTGACGATCTTCGCCGCCCAGGGGCCGGACACCGACCTGGCCTCGAACTCCTTCAGCAAGGAGATGGAGAAGCTCACCGGCACCACGTTCGACTGGCAGACGACGACCTGGGACGGCACCACGGCCGCCGAGGCGCGGCGGATCCAGCTCGCCGGCGGGGACTACCCCGAGGTGTTCCTCATGGTGCCGTGGGTCGACCAGTTCTCCCAGCAGGACCTGCTGCGCTACGGCCAGCAGGGCGTCCTGCAACCGCTGAACGACCTCATCGAGAAGAACGCCCCGAACATCAAGGCGACGTTCGCCGAGAACCCCGACTATGCGAAGCTCGCCACCGCCCCCGACGGCAAGATCTGGGGCCTGCCGCAGTGGAACGACTGCTACCACTGCTCCTACCAGGCCAAGTTGTGGATCAACACGGACTGGCTGGACAAGCTGGGCCTGAAGATGCCCACCACCACCGACGAGTTCTACGACGTCATGGTGGCCTTCAAGACGAAGGACCCCAACGGCAACGGGCAGGCCGACGAGATCCCGCTGACCTCCAGCGTCGACGACCTGCTGCTGCCGTACTTCGTCAACGCCTTCCTCTACGACCCCCAGGGCAGCGGGACCTACCCCTCCACGCTGGCGCTGGAGGACGGGAAGGTGACCCTGCAGGCCCGCCAGGACGCCTACCGGAAGGCCCTGGCCTTCATGGCCAAGATGTACGCCGCGGGCCTCATCGACCCCGCCGCCTTCACCCAGAACCGCGACGCCCTCGTCGCCAAGGGCGACAACGCCGAGGCGCCCCTCGTGGGGGCCGCGACGGCGTTGCACCCCAACATCTTCGTCACCACCGGGCAGGACGACGGGCGCGACAAGGCCTACCAGGCGCTGCCGCCCCTGAAGGGCCCGGACGGCGTGCAGTTCGCCTCCTACAACCTGCCCAGCATGCCGGGCGCCACGTTCGCACTGACGAACAAGGCCAGCGAGGACGAGCAGGTCGCGGCCATCAAGATGATCGACTACATGTTCCCCCAGGACCAGCACGCCCGCGCCGAGTTCGGCATCGAGGGCAAGGACTGGTTCAAGCCCGAGCCGGGGGAGAAGGCCCTGGACGACGAGCTCACCCCGTTCGCCCGCGTCCCCGAGGCCGACCCGAACGTCAAACCCGCCAACGACGGCTGGGGCCCGCTCGCGCAGTACAACTCCAACGCCGACTTCCGCAACGGCCAGGTGCAGCCCGCCGACGGGTACGAGCGCAAGCTGTTCGAGGCCAGCAAGCTGTACGAGCCGTACGTGCCGCAGGACCAGGTGTTCCCGTACTGGTCGGTCTGGGTGCCGCAGGAGGAGTCGGCCGAGGTCGCCGAGCTCACCACCAACATCCAGAACCTCGTCAGCCAGGCCAGCGCCGAGTTCGTCACCGGGACCCGGGACGTGAACGACGACGCGGCGTGGACGTCCTACGTCGACGAGCTCGACAGCACCGGCCTGTCCCGGTACCTGCAGATCGAGCAGAAGGCGTACGACGCCACCAAGTGA
- a CDS encoding alpha,alpha-trehalose-phosphate synthase (UDP-forming) — MAGDYDLVVVANRLPVDRVEEPDGSTSWRRSPGGLVTALEPVMQREDGAWVGWAGSPGEPPEPFDAEGVRCVPIGLSAEEVEDYYEGFSNGTLWPLYHDVIVAPGYHRSWWEAYVRVNERFAVAAAQQAAEGATVWVQDYQLQLVPRMLRERRPDLQIGFFNHIPFPPFEIFAQLPWRKAVIDGLLGADLVGFQRAADASNFARACRRASNLPARSGRIRLDAEGGREVRVASFPISIDYQTLDELAQREDVKARAAEIRRDLGNPEHVLLGVDRLDYTKGILHRLKAFEELLDDGDVGVEEAALIQVATPSRERVEQYIQLRQDVEVTVGRINGTHGTIKNTAVHYLHHSYGREEMAALFLAADVMLVTALRDGMNLVAKEYVASRHDERGVLVLSEFTGAADELGQALMVNPHDIDGLKEQMVRALRMPPREAGRRMRSLRRRVAEHDVQRWAASFLQALADHEPRTGAGQA, encoded by the coding sequence ATGGCCGGCGACTACGACCTGGTGGTGGTGGCCAACCGGCTCCCCGTCGACCGTGTGGAGGAGCCCGACGGCTCGACGTCCTGGCGGCGCAGCCCGGGCGGTCTGGTGACGGCGCTGGAGCCGGTCATGCAGCGCGAGGACGGGGCGTGGGTCGGGTGGGCCGGTTCGCCCGGTGAGCCCCCGGAGCCGTTCGACGCCGAGGGCGTGCGGTGCGTGCCGATCGGGTTGTCGGCCGAGGAGGTCGAGGACTACTACGAGGGGTTCTCCAACGGCACGCTGTGGCCGCTCTACCACGACGTGATCGTCGCGCCGGGCTACCACCGCAGCTGGTGGGAGGCGTACGTGCGCGTCAACGAGCGGTTCGCGGTGGCGGCGGCCCAGCAGGCCGCCGAGGGCGCGACGGTGTGGGTCCAGGACTACCAGCTGCAGCTGGTGCCGCGGATGCTGCGCGAGCGGCGGCCGGACCTGCAGATCGGCTTCTTCAACCACATCCCGTTCCCGCCCTTCGAGATCTTCGCGCAGCTGCCGTGGCGCAAGGCGGTCATCGACGGCCTGCTGGGGGCGGACCTGGTGGGGTTCCAGCGGGCGGCGGACGCGAGCAACTTCGCGCGGGCCTGCCGGCGGGCCTCGAACCTGCCGGCGCGCTCGGGGCGGATCCGGCTGGACGCCGAGGGCGGCCGGGAGGTCCGCGTGGCGTCGTTCCCGATCTCGATCGACTACCAGACGCTGGACGAGCTGGCCCAGCGCGAGGACGTGAAGGCGCGCGCGGCGGAGATCCGGCGCGACCTCGGCAACCCGGAGCACGTGCTGCTGGGGGTGGACCGCCTGGACTACACCAAGGGGATCCTGCACCGGCTGAAGGCGTTCGAGGAGCTGCTCGACGACGGCGACGTCGGTGTCGAGGAGGCCGCGCTGATCCAGGTGGCGACGCCGTCGCGCGAGCGCGTGGAGCAGTACATCCAGCTGCGGCAGGACGTCGAGGTGACGGTCGGGCGGATCAACGGCACGCACGGGACCATCAAGAACACCGCGGTGCACTACCTGCACCACTCCTACGGGCGCGAGGAGATGGCGGCGCTGTTCCTGGCCGCGGACGTGATGCTGGTGACGGCGTTGCGCGACGGCATGAACCTCGTCGCCAAGGAGTACGTCGCCTCGCGCCACGACGAGCGCGGGGTGCTGGTGCTGAGCGAGTTCACGGGCGCCGCGGACGAGCTGGGGCAGGCGCTGATGGTGAACCCGCACGACATCGACGGGCTGAAGGAGCAGATGGTCCGGGCTCTGCGGATGCCCCCGCGCGAGGCGGGGCGGCGGATGCGCTCGCTGCGCCGGCGCGTCGCCGAGCACGACGTCCAGCGCTGGGCGGCCTCCTTCCTGCAGGCCCTCGCCGACCACGAGCCGCGCACGGGGGCGGGGCAGGCGTGA
- a CDS encoding SDR family oxidoreductase, giving the protein MNGPFDLTGRLAVVTGASRGIGRACAVALAAAGADVIGVATRPPQDEVADEVRATGRRYEALGCDFADPAAVAALGDALAQREVDVLVNNAGTIRRAPAAEHPQADFDHVVQVNLTSQFALTRRVGATMLTRGRGKVVFTASLLSFQGGINVPGYTASKHAVAGLTRALANEWAPRGVNVNAVAPGYVVTDNTAALRADPERSRALLERIPAGRWATPEDVAGPVVFLASPAADYVHGVVLAADGGWLAR; this is encoded by the coding sequence GTGAACGGCCCCTTCGACCTGACGGGGCGCCTGGCCGTCGTCACCGGCGCCAGCCGCGGCATCGGACGCGCCTGCGCCGTGGCCCTGGCCGCCGCCGGGGCCGACGTGATCGGCGTCGCCACCCGGCCCCCGCAGGACGAGGTCGCCGACGAGGTGCGCGCCACGGGCCGGCGCTACGAGGCGCTGGGCTGCGACTTCGCCGACCCGGCGGCCGTCGCCGCCCTCGGCGACGCCCTCGCGCAGCGGGAGGTGGACGTGCTGGTCAACAACGCCGGCACGATCCGCCGGGCCCCGGCCGCCGAGCACCCCCAGGCCGACTTCGACCACGTCGTCCAGGTCAACCTCACGAGCCAGTTCGCGCTGACCCGGCGCGTCGGAGCGACGATGCTGACCCGCGGCCGGGGCAAGGTCGTCTTCACCGCGTCGCTGCTGAGCTTCCAGGGCGGGATCAACGTGCCGGGGTACACCGCCTCCAAGCACGCCGTCGCGGGCCTGACCCGCGCCCTGGCCAACGAGTGGGCCCCGCGCGGGGTCAACGTCAACGCCGTCGCCCCCGGCTACGTCGTCACCGACAACACCGCCGCGCTGCGCGCCGACCCCGAGCGGTCCCGCGCCCTGCTGGAGCGCATCCCCGCCGGGCGGTGGGCCACCCCCGAGGACGTCGCCGGTCCCGTCGTGTTCCTCGCCAGCCCCGCGGCCGACTACGTGCACGGGGTCGTGCTGGCCGCCGACGGGGGCTGGCTCGCCCGCTGA
- a CDS encoding FadR/GntR family transcriptional regulator, whose product MAAPLTEAAIERIRELVRRGDLRPGQRLPAEAALSEQLGVSRSGLREAVRALATAGVLEVRRGDGTYVTSLTPELLFTGIGEAVDLMADEHLLAVMECRRLIEPQATALAATRADAEALDLVTHHLRCMEQADDEEGLVAHDEQFHGAVAAASGNAALAAILRGISGATVRARVWRALTVADSRERTIAEHAAIHAAVRDGDRERAHAAALLHVANVEAWLRTTLRA is encoded by the coding sequence GTGGCCGCACCGCTGACGGAGGCCGCCATCGAGCGCATCCGGGAACTGGTCCGGCGCGGGGACCTGCGCCCCGGCCAGCGGCTGCCGGCCGAGGCCGCCCTGTCCGAGCAGCTGGGCGTCTCCCGCTCCGGCCTGCGCGAGGCCGTGCGCGCCCTGGCCACCGCCGGGGTCCTGGAGGTGCGCCGCGGCGACGGGACCTACGTCACCAGCCTCACCCCGGAACTGCTGTTCACCGGCATCGGCGAAGCCGTCGACCTCATGGCCGACGAGCACCTGCTCGCCGTCATGGAGTGCCGCCGGCTCATCGAGCCGCAGGCCACCGCCCTGGCCGCCACCCGCGCCGACGCCGAGGCCCTCGACCTCGTCACCCACCACCTGCGGTGCATGGAGCAGGCCGACGACGAGGAGGGTCTCGTCGCCCACGACGAGCAGTTCCACGGCGCCGTCGCCGCCGCCAGCGGCAACGCGGCCCTCGCCGCGATCCTGCGCGGGATCTCCGGGGCCACCGTCCGCGCCCGGGTGTGGCGGGCCCTGACCGTCGCCGACTCCCGCGAGCGCACGATCGCCGAGCACGCCGCCATCCACGCCGCCGTGCGCGACGGCGACCGCGAGCGCGCCCACGCCGCCGCCCTGCTGCACGTGGCCAACGTCGAGGCGTGGCTGCGCACGACGCTGCGGGCCTGA
- a CDS encoding enolase C-terminal domain-like protein, producing MPGGTLSTRPAVFTSLDVHDVRFPTSEHLDGSDAMNPEPDYSAAYAVLRTDAGDGHEGHALAFTTGRGNDLQTAAIHALAPFVVGRRVDDVLGDLGAFSKEMVHEPQLRWLGPEKGVVQMAVGAVLNAAWDLRAKRAGQPLWRLLAHLDPEEVVSLVDFRWLTDAMTQREALTLLQRAVPGRAEREDELLRRGYPAYTTTPGWLGYSDEKLERLAKQAVADGFTQIKLKVGADLLDDVRRMEVARAAVGDGVRIAVDANQRWDVGDAITWMRALAPYDPYWIEEPTSPDDVLGHATVRRALHPIKVATGEHVANRVVFKQLLQAGAVDVVQIDAARVAGVNENLAILLLAAHHGVPVCPHAGGVGLCEMVQHLSMADYVSVSGTWTDRVVEHVDHLHEHFVTPVQLENGRYRAPLALGGGGEMLAASIAAHTFPDGPVWAARRAPQAVAAEGILA from the coding sequence ATGCCTGGAGGAACCTTGTCCACCCGCCCCGCCGTGTTCACCAGCCTGGACGTCCACGACGTCCGGTTCCCCACCTCCGAGCACCTCGACGGCTCGGACGCGATGAACCCCGAACCGGACTACTCCGCCGCGTACGCCGTCCTGCGCACCGACGCCGGCGACGGGCACGAGGGCCACGCGCTGGCCTTCACCACCGGCCGCGGCAACGACCTGCAGACCGCGGCGATCCACGCCCTGGCCCCCTTCGTCGTCGGCCGACGCGTCGACGACGTCCTCGGTGACCTCGGCGCGTTCTCGAAGGAGATGGTGCACGAACCGCAGCTGCGCTGGCTGGGCCCCGAGAAGGGCGTCGTGCAGATGGCCGTCGGCGCCGTCCTCAACGCCGCCTGGGACCTGCGCGCCAAGCGCGCCGGACAGCCGCTGTGGCGGCTGCTCGCGCACCTGGACCCCGAGGAGGTCGTCTCCCTCGTCGACTTCCGCTGGCTCACCGACGCCATGACGCAGCGCGAGGCCCTGACCCTGCTGCAGCGCGCCGTGCCCGGCCGGGCCGAGCGCGAGGACGAGCTGCTGCGCCGCGGGTACCCCGCCTACACCACCACCCCCGGCTGGCTGGGCTACTCCGACGAGAAGCTGGAACGGCTGGCCAAGCAGGCCGTCGCCGACGGGTTCACCCAGATCAAGCTCAAGGTCGGCGCCGACCTGCTCGACGACGTGCGCCGCATGGAGGTCGCCCGCGCCGCCGTCGGCGACGGCGTCCGCATCGCCGTGGACGCCAACCAGCGCTGGGACGTCGGCGACGCCATCACCTGGATGCGCGCGCTGGCCCCCTACGACCCCTACTGGATCGAGGAACCCACCAGTCCCGACGACGTCCTGGGGCACGCGACCGTCCGCCGGGCGCTGCACCCCATCAAGGTCGCCACCGGCGAGCACGTCGCCAACCGCGTCGTGTTCAAGCAGCTGTTGCAGGCCGGGGCGGTGGACGTGGTCCAGATCGACGCCGCCCGCGTCGCCGGCGTCAACGAGAACCTCGCGATCCTGCTGCTGGCCGCCCACCACGGCGTCCCGGTGTGCCCGCACGCCGGCGGGGTCGGGCTGTGCGAGATGGTGCAGCACCTGTCGATGGCCGACTACGTCAGCGTCTCCGGGACCTGGACCGACCGCGTCGTCGAGCACGTCGACCACCTGCACGAGCACTTCGTCACCCCCGTGCAGCTGGAGAACGGCCGCTACCGGGCACCGCTGGCCCTCGGCGGGGGCGGGGAGATGCTGGCGGCCTCCATCGCCGCGCACACCTTCCCCGACGGGCCCGTGTGGGCCGCCCGCCGCGCCCCGCAGGCCGTCGCCGCCGAGGGGATCCTGGCGTGA